The following coding sequences are from one Halomonas sp. HAL1 window:
- a CDS encoding IS256 family transposase, translating to MAKSNLHALSQPEVATNDPLHELIRQGARDLIAKAVESELQGLLNQYADVSTPDGRQAVVRNGHLPKRTIQTGVGDVDVQVPKVRDRSGSGIRFNSQLLPPYLKRAQSLDELIPWLYLRGVSSGDFQEALGALVGEQAKGLSANTVTRLKAQWLEGHRDWQRRDLSQKRYVYWWADGVYSNVRLDDRLCLLVMIGVTEHGHKELVAVEDGHRESEASWRELLTGLREHSLDYAPKLAVGDGALGFWKALSKVFPETRHQRCWVHKTANVLDKLPKSVQPKVKSALHEVYLAETRDSAHKAFDSTLKRFRDKYPKAMENLEKDRDELLAFYDFPAIHWIHLRTTNPIESTFATVRLRTKQSRSCGSRDTTLSMVFKLLQSAQKRWKRIKGFDQLKLVVDNVQFRDGEQVDDQTGRDAA from the coding sequence ATGGCCAAGTCTAACCTGCACGCTCTTTCACAACCAGAGGTAGCCACCAATGACCCATTGCACGAGCTGATCCGTCAGGGGGCCCGTGACCTGATTGCCAAGGCGGTCGAGTCGGAGCTTCAGGGCTTGCTGAACCAGTATGCCGATGTTTCAACACCCGATGGGCGCCAGGCGGTGGTGCGCAACGGACACCTACCCAAGCGCACGATCCAGACAGGCGTTGGGGATGTTGACGTTCAGGTGCCCAAGGTCAGGGATCGCAGCGGCTCCGGCATTCGCTTCAACAGCCAGCTCCTGCCACCGTACTTGAAGCGGGCTCAGAGCCTGGATGAGCTCATTCCCTGGCTCTACCTGCGCGGTGTTTCCTCTGGCGACTTTCAGGAGGCTCTGGGCGCCTTGGTCGGTGAGCAGGCCAAGGGGTTGTCCGCTAACACGGTGACCCGGCTCAAGGCCCAGTGGCTGGAAGGACACCGGGACTGGCAACGGCGAGACCTGAGCCAGAAGCGTTACGTTTACTGGTGGGCTGACGGTGTCTACAGTAATGTCCGCCTGGATGACCGGCTCTGCCTGCTGGTGATGATCGGGGTCACCGAGCACGGCCACAAGGAGCTGGTGGCTGTCGAAGACGGCCACCGGGAGTCTGAAGCCAGCTGGCGGGAGCTGCTCACCGGTTTGCGGGAACATAGCCTGGATTATGCGCCCAAGCTGGCCGTCGGCGACGGGGCTCTGGGCTTCTGGAAAGCGCTGAGCAAGGTGTTTCCGGAAACCCGGCACCAGCGGTGCTGGGTGCACAAAACCGCTAACGTACTGGACAAGCTGCCCAAGTCAGTACAGCCGAAGGTGAAGTCAGCCTTGCACGAGGTCTATCTGGCGGAGACCCGTGACAGCGCTCACAAGGCATTCGACAGCACCTTGAAGCGGTTCCGAGACAAGTACCCGAAGGCCATGGAAAACCTTGAGAAGGATCGGGACGAGCTGCTGGCCTTCTACGATTTCCCGGCCATTCACTGGATTCACTTGCGAACCACCAATCCGATTGAATCCACCTTCGCCACCGTGCGGTTGAGAACCAAGCAGAGCCGCTCCTGCGGCTCTCGCGACACCACCTTATCGATGGTGTTCAAATTGCTCCAATCCGCCCAAAAACGCTGGAAGCGGATTAAGGGGTTCGACCAACTGAAGCTGGTCGTGGACAACGTTCAGTTTCGGGATGGAGAACAGGTGGATGATCAAACTGGCAGAGACGCCGCCTGA